The region CCGAGGAAGGAATTTATGATGATCCCAACATGAACCAGATGGATAAGGTCTTTGACCGTCCTTATAATCTGCGTCCCCAGAAAATATATAAACATATTATTGAAAAATTCCCCGACAGTAAGTTGGCTCCGCTGGCTCAGCTCAAACTTGGAATGTGGTATTACTGGAACAAGAAGTACGGGGATTGCCTCGGCGCGGTTCAGGATTTTCTGGATAAGTATCCGCGTAGCGCATTGCGTGACCGGGCCGGCGAACTGGGAACAAGGGTTTTTGATAAAGCCGTGCCGGAACTGGTTAAGGATGAGAACTATGGCAGGGTCGTCAGTTACTGGAATAAATACGCCAAGAAAAATAATGACGGTAACGACGTAAATGACGAAACCCGTCTCGGGGTGGCACTCAGCTTCTGGAAAAAGGGACAGCCACAGAAAGCTCTGGAATTGATTGACCGTTATATACAGGGCGATGAAATTCCCAAGTATTCGGCCATGGCTCTCGATATGGCCCTTGGAATTTATGTGGACGAGCAGGCCTGGAGTCAGGTCACAGATCTGGTCGATCGAGCCAAGAATGGATGGAAACTTGATCCCAAGCAGAAAGTTCATATAGAATACGCACAGGCTATGGCCTATGAGAATCTCGGCGATACCGAGCGCAGTACTCCTCTCTGGGCGGGATTGGCATCTAATCTGCTCCTGCCTGAGTCTTCGCGTGCTTATGCCATGTATTATATGGCCAAGTCGTCCATGAAGAAGAAGGACCTGAAAAGGGTCTTTATTTACGCTCAGGAAGCTTTATCCATGCTTCTTGAGACCGGTGGCGACAGGGAAAAGATCAAGGATTGTATCCTGATGACGATTTTTGCAGCGGAAAGTTCCGGTCGCTATCGTGAAGCTCTCAAGTGGGCCGCGGAGTATGATAAATATATTCCCCTGAGCGATCCGGAATGGGCATCCTCCCGGTTTAGGCTGGCCCAGCTTTATGAAAAGGCCGGAGCCACGTCCGAATGGAAGAAGCTGATGGAAGAAGTCGCCAAGAAAAAACCGGGCGATCTTTACGGACGTCTGGCAACATCCGCGCTGGAAACCCATAAAATTGAGAAGGAAGCGTCTAAGTTTCAACCGGATCCGGCATTTCAATAATTTTTAAGGCAGGTAATTATGAACAGACAGCCAGTAGTCGCCGGGCGTTTTTATCCGGACAGTCCGGCTCAGCTCCGCGAAGAACTTAAGATATTTATGGGCAAACCGGAAGCAGATGCAGACCGGCCGGTTGACCGTTTGGTGATGGTTCCCCACGCTGGATATGTCTTTTCCGGTGAGCCTTGCGGAAAAACCCTCGCGCAGAGTAAGCTGGCTTCCACCGTCCTCCTGATGGGGCCCAATCATACCGGGCTGGGCTCGCCGCTTTCCGTTTGGGATACCGGAAGTTGGGAATTCCCCGGTGGCAGTCTTGATGTAGATGAAAAACTGGCAGCCGAGCTTATTGCAAGCGGGGCCGGTTTTACTTCAAACGAAAAGGCCCATTCACGGGAACATTCACTTGAGGTGGTCGTGCCTTTTCTTCATTATCTTGACCCGGGCACCAAAATTGTTCCTATCTGTGTTTCCGAATCATCGCCTGCGAATCTTCATCAGGCAGGGGAAGTCCTCGCGAAGATTATTTCTGAGTATCCCGAGCCTGTATCCATGGTTGTGAGCTCGGATATGAGCCATTTTATCTCTGCTGATCAAGCCAAAAAGCTCGATTCCATGGCCCTTGAAGCGATTATCCGTATGGATCCGTCCGACTTTTATTCCATAGTTGCCTCCAACCAGATCAGCATGTGCGGAGTTCTGCCTATGACTATGGCTATGTTTGCGGCAAAGATTCTAGGGGCAAATTCAGGAAAGCTTGTTGACTATACAAATTCAGGAAAGGCAACCGGCGATTATGAGAGAGTCGTGGCCTATGCCGGGGTGATCATTTCTTAGAACGCCCTTTTTTTCCGGGCCGTTCCGCCTATGAAATATAATCCAGCCCTTGCCAATCGGTAAAAGCGGCATTATTTGTACTGTCGGGTCTGCTGTTTGGCGGCCTGCCAGTGAACAAAAATGCCTCCTGCGGGCGAAGGATATATTTTTTATGAGCTTTGAGAGCGGTTATGCAATAGGTATTGATACAGGCGGAACCTACACTGACACTGTAGTTGTAAAATGCGAAGACGCGAGTGTTGTGGCCACAGCCAAATCTCCCACCACCCATCATGATTTGAGTCTCGGTCTGGCTTCATCGCTGGATAAGGCCATGAAGCAAAGCGGGGTCAGCCCCGATGAAGTTAATCTCGTTTCAGTTTCCACCACCCTTGCCACCAACGCCGTTGTGGAAAACAAGGGCGCACGGGTCGGGTTATTCATGATCGGCACCACCAAAGCCCTTAAGCTTCCCGTGGTGACTTTGCGTTACGTGACGGGCGGGCATAAGATTACCGGTCTGGAAGAAGATCCGCTGGATATTGAATCCCTCGTGGATGGCATTCAGGACATGGCCGGACACGTGGATGCCTATGCGGTCTGCTCCGCCATGAGCATCAAGAATCCTGCTCACGAACTTATCGCTGAAAAAGCTATTTCTCTGAGTGATCCGAAACCCGTATTCTGTTCCCACACCATAAGTACCCGTGCCGGACAGGCAGAGCGTGCGGCCACTGCGGTGCTTAATGCGCGGCTGATGCCGGTAATGAAGGATTTTCTGGCCGGAGTAGGCAAGGCCCTTGATGCGCGCGGACTCGGTTCTTCCGTTGTAGTTGTTCGCGGTAACGCAACCCCCATGAGCATGGATGATGCAGTACTGCGCGCGGCTGAAACTTTCGCCAGCGGACCTGCTTCAACTGCCTATTACGGATCTATTTATTCCCCGGCAGCAGATGCTCTTATCGTTGACGTTGGGGGTACCACTACCGATGTAACCCTCATTCGCAACTCCCAGCCGACCATTCAGGAGAGCGGTTCTTTTATCGGCGACTGGGAAACCCATGTGGAAGCGGTGGAAATGTTCACCGTGGGTGTTGGCGGAGACAGCTTTGCGCGTATCAACAGATCCGGTAATTTTGAAGTCGGTCCGGGCCGGGTCGTCCCCCTGTGCATGGCTGGAAATATTCCCGCCCCGGAAAAATGGATCGGCAAAGGTCACGAATCCCACCTGCTCAAAACCGGACCGTCAGCCGAAAGCAGCTCTGACGATGATGTCTTGAAATATATTTTTGAAAACGGACCTTCCACCTTCGGTCAGCTGATGGCCGGAACCGGGCTTGGTGAAATAGGCCTCGCCGGTAAGGTGCAGAAGCTCGTGCGCTCCCAATTGCTGGAAGAAGTAGGCTTTACTCCTACAGACGCCCTGCATGTAGAGGGGCAGCTTGAAATAGGTGACCGGTCCGTATCCGAAGCCGCCGCGGCGTTGCTCGGTAAAGAATTTAATCTCGATGCGTCAGGTTTTGCGGCAATGGTTCTTTCCGAAACCAGAACCAAGATCGAGAACGCCATGCTTGAACACATCGTACGTAAGGAAATAGGCGGTAACATGGCCGGATTCATCGCCGGTCGCGCGGCAAGTTCTCTGGTGAGCTTTGACGCTTCACTGAATCTGCCCATCGTGGGAATAGGCGCAGCAGCTCAGAAATTGCTGCCGGAAGTAGCCGAAAAACTGCATACCGAAGCTGTTTTCCCGGATCACCACGAGGTTGGTAACGCGCTGGGAGCAATCAAAATGGCTCTTGATAAAACAAAGGGAGACGACGGCAATGAGTAGGAATCAACCATCCGCATATGAATACTGCCTTGAACCGGCCAGTGAAAATACCGAAACAGAGGTTGTGCACGGCTGGATTTTTAAAGACGATAAGTGGGTTGCCCATGCATGGTGCGAGTTTGCGGACCGGGTGATTGATCTGGGCCAGTCTACCCACTCTACAGATAAATTTAACTACTACTTAACTTACAGGGTAAGCGAAGAACGCTGTCGTCGTTATTCGCGGATAGAATTTTTTACCCTCGTGGGAGACGAGGGCCACTTCGGTCCGTACGATACGGAACTTTTCTTTGCAGAAACAAGTGATATTGACCCGCTGGAAGTAATCAAATCCGGCAGGAGCGAGTAAATTGTCTGCCGGTTTTTTCATTACCGGTACAGGTACGGATGTGGGCAAGACTGTGGTTACCGCGGGACTTGCCCGTTTCTTCATGAAATCCGGGCGAAGCATACTCCCGATCAAGCCTGTTCAATCCGGGGCTGTTGTCCGGGATGATGGAACACTGGATTCTCCTGACGGGGATGTATATCTGGCTGCCGGGGCGGTCTGGGATATTGACAGGCAATGCCCGTATATTTTCGAGCCGCCGACCTCTCCGCATCTGGCTGCAAAAATGGCCGGAGTGGAGCTTGATCCTGCCGTGATCGCCGCGAAGGTGCGCGAAAGGGAGGAAGACGGTTTCCTGCTGGTGGAAGGAGCCGGGGGAATAATGGTTCCCCTTAGCGAGGATGCCTCCATGCTCAATCTTATGAAAGAGCTCGGTTATCCGGTGATCCTCGTTATCGAAAATAAGCTGGGCTGCATTAATGAAGCACTGCTGTCCATCGCAGCCCTGCAGCAGTCCGGGCTGGAAATTTCCGGGCTGGTCATGACGTCTCCGCACATGCCTGCGCCTGAAGAATTCGGCATGGCCGAAGAGAATGTCCGTTTCATCGAAAAGATTTCCGAAGTAAAAGTCATCGCTTCCATTCCGTATATTGAAGATTGGGATTACAAAGATCCAGAATGCTGGAAGCTTATAGACCAAGCCCTTGATTCCTGATTAGGGATGCCTTCGGAGGAAAATATGTCCATCATAAAATTTGACCGGGAGCATATCTGGCACCCGTATACATCCGCTACAAACCCGCTGCCTGTTTTTCCGGTAAAGCGAACCGAGGGCGTTAAAATCATCCTTGAGGATGGTACTGAGCTTATTGACGGTATGGCTTCGTGGTGGTGCGCCATTCATGGCTATAACCACCCGGTGCTGCGTGAGGCGTTGATCGCACAGGCTGAAACCATGCCACATGTGATGTTCGGCGGCCTGACTCATGATCCGGCGGTAGAACTGGCCCGTAAGCTGGTTGAAATTTCTCCTGAACCTTTGCAGCATGTTTTTCTGGCGGATTCCGGTTCAGTGTCAGTGGAAGTTGCGATCAAAATGGCTATCCAGTTCTGGTACGCCATGGGACAGCCTGAAAAAAACAGATTGATGACCATCCGCAACGGCTATCACGGAGATACCATCGGCTGTATGTCGGTCTGTGATCCGGTAAACGGCATGCATTCCATGTTTATCTCGGTGCTGCCGGAACATATCTTTGCCGAGGCGCCGCAATGTGGCTTTGAAGCGGGTTGCACGGATGATGATTTTGCGGATTTCAAAGCGAAAATTGAGGCTAATGCCCATGAGCTTGCCGCGGTGATTCTGGAACCCATTGTGCAGGGTGCCGGGGGGATGCGTTTTTATTCTCCTGAATATTTAAAGCGGGTCCGCGCGGCTTGCGATGAGCATAACGTGCTGCTGATCTGCGATGAAATCGCCACAGGATTCGGACGCGCCGGAACCATGTTCGCCAGTGAAATGGCCGGGATCAGCCCGGATATAATGTGCGTAGGCAAGGCCATTACCGGCGGCACAATGACTCTGGCCGCGACACTTGCCACCGGCAAAGTGGCTCAGGGAATTTCTGCGAAAGGCGGTGTATTCATGCATGGGCCGACTTTTATGGGCAATCCTCTGGCGTGCGCCGTGGCGAATGCTTCCATCGATCTGCTGCTGAAAAGTAATTGGAAAGAACGGATAGCAGAAATTACCGAGCTATTGTGTTCCGGGCTGGCTCCCTGTTCCAGATCCGGAGTGGTCGAGGATGTGCGCTGTCTTGGTGCCATCGGTGTGGTAGAGCTTAAGAAACCTGTTGATATGGAATCCATTCAACGAGAATTTGTAAAGCGCGGTGTCTGGGTCAGACCTTTCGGTAAGCTTGTTTACGTGATGCCGCCGTATGTAATTTCAAATCTTGAACTTGAGGCCCTTACTTCCGCTATCTGCGAAGTGGTCAGCCTGCAGAGGTAATGAAAGTTGGATAGACACGAAAAAGAGGCTTTGTGGCGCGCTGCCCACGGCGGAGGGGCAATTGATGAACATGCTGCCGTATCGGTGCTCGGTGCATCTCACGGAGAGCTGTTGGAGATTCTCCATGCTGCCCACACTGTGACTACGCGCAGATTCGGAAGGGAAGTAAGTCTTTGTTCAATTGCCAACGTACGCAGCGGCAACTGCTCGGAGGATTGCAGCTTTTGCGCTCAGTCCAGCCATTTTACCGGTACACCAGCCCCGGCTTATCCACTCATGTCGGTGGAGGAAATCAGGGATTGTGCTGCAAAGGCCGACGGTTCTCCTCTTGAATTTTTCAGCTACGTCACCAGCGGCAGGGCCCTGAAAGGGAAATCCCTTGATCATGTCTGCGAGGCCGTGGATGGAATGCGCGAAAAGAATTTCAACCATTGCGCTTCCTTGGGTTGTCTTGATTTTGATTCTCTCAAAAAATTGCGCGAATCCGGCGTAGTCCGTTATCACCACAATCTCGAAACCGCTGAAAGCTATTTTGCGAATGTCTGTACCACTCACAGCTATGCAGAGCGTGTCCGCACAGTGCGTGATGCCAAGAAAGCCGGTCTGGAAGTCTGCTGCGGCGGATTGCTGGGGCTTGGCGAAAGCCATAAGCAGCGTGTGGAGCTGGCGCTGACCCTTGCGGAACTGGAAGTGGACTCGATTCCGCTTAATTTCCTGATTCCCATTCCGGGAACTCCACTGGAAGAGATGGCTCCTTTGCAGCCTCTGGAAATTCTGCTGACTATCGCCATGTTCCGGCTGGTTAACCCTCACGCTGAAGTTCGCATGGCAGCAGGTAGAGCAGCCCTGCGTTCATTGCAGTCATTTATTTTTCATGCCGGGTGTAACGGGCTGATGGTCGGTGATTTCCTGACAGTTTCCGGTCAGGGCATCGATCATGATCTGACCATGCTGGAAGATTTGGGACTGACAGTCCGAAACAAAAAATAAACAGTTTCTTACACAGATAAAACAAGGCCCGGTCAGTTGTACTGACCGGGCCTTGTTTTTTAGGAATGATAAAGGATTGTGGCTACATAATCCTGTATTCGTATAAGAATTTCCGGGGAAGGTTTTTCAAAGGTCAAACCCAGCACTGTTTTGCGCGAATCCTCGGTGCAGCGTTGGACTTTACAGGGAATGGATGTGGAACCGTTTTCAGTAAAGTAGGGACAGAAAACTTGCATTTCATCCCCTATTTCCGGTCCTGAAAGTTTTTTATTTTTGATGAAGCTGATACAGCAACCGCTAGTACTCAGGTCTTCCAGCACAGCTACATTTTTATTGCCGTTCAGTTCAATCTCAGCCTCCATGAAGCAGGAAACCCGTTTGTGCCGGCGCAGATTGTAGGATTCTATCCGTTTGGGATATTTTAAAAAAAGGAGTCTGTCCGGAGAGCTTATCATCCTGATTACTTCAGTTTTATAGCCGGAGACTATTCCATCATAAATATATCGGATAGTGGCCTCATTTCCCGGATACATGTATTCGGCCCAAAGTGATCGGTCTTGATTGTGGACCATGGGTTCTTTAACGATCAGGGATTTACTGAAGTCGCCACCGACCACAATAGTTGGGGCTTTATCGCTGAGTCCACCCAGTTCAACAGTGATTTTCAGGCCCGGAGTACAGGCGGACCTGAGTTTCTCCTTCTGTGAAATCATTTGTCTTTTCTCTTGATGATATATTTCTTGAATATAGAGGCTACTTCAAGCGTGGGAGATATTTCAAGGGCTTTTTCCAGATGGTCCAGAGCCTTATCATTTTCACCCGAGTCGAAGTATGCTCTGGCTGTATTAAAATGTAGATTTTCATCTGCTGGATTTATTTCAATAGCCCGTCTGTAAAAGGAGATGGCTTCATCAAAAAGAGATTGTTTGCGTAACGATATGGCAAACATATTAAATTCCTGCCGCTGGCTTTCCATATAAATAGTATCATTATTGAGGAGCCTGTTTATAATGTCTGAAAGCTTGGCAAAGTTCTTTTTGCTGCATTGGACAGATCCCATGCCCAGATTTGCTTTGGGGTGTTCCGGGTCCAGAAAAAGGGCCTTGGCAAAGGATTGTTCAGCTTCATCAAGATTGCCTTCGATAAATTCTTTTTCGCCCCTGTCTATTTTTTCTTTCAGGGTTTTCAGTGCCGGGAGAGTTTTTTTATCATAGTATTTCATTTCCGGGGTGAATTGGGTGATGAATTCCTTTTTAGTAAGAGTCATCACCAACCCGGAAGGAATATTTTGCTCATTTAAAGGCTGTACATGGTATTTATCAACACCTGAACGGATTACATAATAGTATGTCCTGCTTTCGGAACGTTGCATGGTTGTTCCTGCACCGGTATGATCTGTGATGCCTTTAGAAAAAACACCAAGCACTTGCGAAATATCTCCCATCAACCTTTCTCCGAAAAGTAATTCTCCAAAATAAAGGAATTTACTTCTATAATATATTGTCACAATTGTGAAATAAAAACACAAAACTTTATAAGCTGGCTCGTAAAAAAAGTCGATTAGAATTCATGCCTTTTTAATTGAAGTTAGGGCATAGTTTTGAGCTATTGTGCCTTTTCTTGATAGTTATTTCATTTTTCGGTGATATACACCGATATAATGCTTATTATCCATAGTCTACCGGACTCTTTTGTAATGTCCCACAAAATGAAAAGCCCGTTTAATTCTAAACGGGCTTCGCAATTTTTATAAATTAAAATAATTCTATTTCGTGAGTTACAATCTTCCTTCCTCTACGGCATGGCAGGCGCAGAGAGTTCCGTTTTCGAGGGTACGGGCAAGGGGAATCTCTTGCAGGCAGCGGTCATTGGCGAATTTGCAACGGCCGTTAAATACGCATCCCGGAGGCAGGTTGATTGGAGTAGGCACATCGCCGGAAAGGTGGATGTGCTTTTTCTTTTCGCCGCCAAGTTTTGGAATGGCTGAGAGCAGCGCTCTTGTGTAGGGGTGCTGCGGTCTGGCAAATATTTCCTCTGCTGTACCCAGCTCACACAGGCTGCCCAGATACATAACCGCCACTCGGGTGGAGATGTGCTCAACAACGGAAAGGTCGTGGCTGATGAACAGGTAAGTAAGGTTCCGTTCTTTCTGGGCATCCATAAGCAGGTTCAGGATCTGGGCCTGAATGGAAACATCCAGCGCGGCGATCGGTTCATCGGCTACGATGAATTCCGGCTCAACAGCCAGCGCACGGGCTATGCTGATACGTTGACGCTGTCCGCCAGAGAATTCATGCGGGTAGTTATTTGCCCATTCCGGGTCCATTCCCACACTACGCATAACTTCGTGAAGCTTGGTTTTGGCGTCACCTCGTGAGATACCTTTGTTATGAAAATAGATAGGTTCCTCAATGATCTGGCGTACGGTCATACGAGGGTTCAGCGAGGCATACGGGTCCTGAAAAACCATCTGCATTTTTGTGCGGTAGGGCAGCATCTGCGCATGCGGCAACTGGTCGATACGCTCGCCGTTGTAATGTACCTCTCCTGAGTTGGGAGGATAAAGACCCATCACGGTTCTCGCGAGGGTCGATTTACCGCAACCGGATTCGCCAACCACGCTTAAGGTTTCACCTTTTTTGATCTCAAAGCTGACATTATTGACCGCTTTGACGATGGTGTGCTTGCGTGTGATGCGTCCGTTTTCCATATGCAGCTGATCGAGCAGTCCGCCTGAAATATCGAAGTGCTTGACCAGATTTTTTATTTTTACGAGGGAATCGGTTGGCATGACGAATCTCTATACTTTATCGGCATGGTGGCAGGCCACCATGATACCGGATTTATTTTTTATAAGTTCAGGCCGTTCCTGTTTACAGATGTCCGTACAGTGCGAGCATCTGGGATTGAAGGGACACCCTGAGGGCATATTCAGCAGCGAAGGCATGGCTCCGGGAATCTGGATCAGCCGGTCCTTAGTTGCCCCGGATTGCGGCAGTGCGGCGATAAGTCCCTGAGTGTAGGGATGACCCGGAGTTTCGGTAACCTGACGAGTGGAGCCGGTTTCAACAACTCCCCCTGCATACATAACCGCTATACGCTGGGTAACTTCTGATACAACCGCCAGATCGTGGGTGATCAGGATCAATCCCATGTTGTCGGTTTCACAAAGTTCCAGCAGCAGGTCCATGATTTCAGCCTGAATGGTCACATCAAGGGCCGTGGTCGGTTCATCGGCAATGATCAGGGCCGGTTCGGTTAAAAGCGAGATGGCGATAACGATGCGCTGACGCATGCCGCCGGAGAATTCATGCGGGTACTGGGCCAGACGTTTACGCGGGGAAGGGATGTAGACTTTGCGCAGTTTTTCCAGCGCTATTTCTTCCGCTTCCTTGCGGGATACGCTTTTGTGGGCCATTACGGTTTCCACCATCTGGGTTCCCACGGTCAGTACCGGGTTAAGGGTCATCATGGGGTCCTGAAAGATCATGGAAATGCGGTTACCGCGAATGCCGCGCATTTTTTCAAAAGGCAGCTTGGCAAGATTCTGCCCTTCAAACATGATTGAACCGTTGGAGATATATCCCGGCTTGGAAATCAGGTTGATGATTGAGAAACCGGTAACTGACTTACCGGCCCCGGATTCACCTACCAGACCGAGCCGTTCACCCTTGCTTAGGGTAAAGCTTACGTCCCGCACTGCTTTAAGAGGTCCTTGGCGCAATGCGAATTCGACACTCAAATTTTTAACATCCAGAAGCGATTGCACTTATTACCCCTTATACAGTTTCGGGTTAAGGAAGTCGCGCAGCCAGTCCCCGAGCAGGTTAATGACCAGAATGAGCACAACAAGCACGATACCGGGGAACATGGTTATCCACCATGATCCACTGAAAATGTACTCAAAACCAACGTTGATCAGCGACCCCAGCGAAGGCTGGGTCACAGGCATTCCCAGTCCTACAAAGGAAAGGGCGGCCTCACTCATAATGGCGTTGGCAACCTGAATTGTTGAGATAACAAATACGGGCGAAAGGGTGTTCGGCAGAACATGCCGCCACATAATTCTTTTCTGTGAAAGGCCGATGACTTTGGCCGCTTCCACGTATTCCTTTTTCTTTTCTGCCAGCACGGAAGCGCGCACAGTACGGGCGTACTGCGGCCATTCCGCAAAGCCGATGACCAGAATCAGCAGTGGAATCGCGATTTCTTCATATTTCGCGACTCCGAACATCGCCTGAAAGATGGCTGAGATAAAAATAGCAACCATGTAGGTTGAAAATGAAAGCTGCACATCGGCAACACGCATGAGGAAGGATTCCACCCTCTTGCCCATGAATCCGGCTATCAGCCCGACCATGATGCCGAGGAAAGCCTGTAAAGCCACAGCGCCGATACCGATGATTATGGAAACGCGCATGCCGTAAAGCATGGTGGAATATAGGTCGCGTCCCTGTGCATCGGTCCCGAGCAGAAAGTGGGTGTCACCACCGGGAAGCCATGAAGGCGGAATTTCCGAATTCATGATGTTGATATTATTGGCGTCATAGGGATTATAAGGTGCGACAAGTGGCGCCGCAAAGCCCATGAACAGAAGCACGACCAGAATAGCGAAGCTTGTGAGGGCAACCTTGTCGTGTAGAAAGTCGTGCAGAAAATATGATTCCTTGAATCTCTGCCAGCGTGATCTGGTTTTCATTTATTTTTGCCCCGCGATTCTGACCTGCGGGTTGACCAGTCCGTAAATGACGTCAACCACGGTGTTAACAACAACAAATATCAGCCCGACTACCATGAGGTAAGCGACCATGAGTGGAGCATCTCCGCGTTCTACAGCTTCGATGAACATAAAACCCATGCCCTGCCACTGGAACACAGTCTCAGTGAGGATGGTAAAGGCGATCATAGTACCAAGCTGTAC is a window of Maridesulfovibrio sp. DNA encoding:
- a CDS encoding hydantoinase/oxoprolinase family protein, with the protein product MSFESGYAIGIDTGGTYTDTVVVKCEDASVVATAKSPTTHHDLSLGLASSLDKAMKQSGVSPDEVNLVSVSTTLATNAVVENKGARVGLFMIGTTKALKLPVVTLRYVTGGHKITGLEEDPLDIESLVDGIQDMAGHVDAYAVCSAMSIKNPAHELIAEKAISLSDPKPVFCSHTISTRAGQAERAATAVLNARLMPVMKDFLAGVGKALDARGLGSSVVVVRGNATPMSMDDAVLRAAETFASGPASTAYYGSIYSPAADALIVDVGGTTTDVTLIRNSQPTIQESGSFIGDWETHVEAVEMFTVGVGGDSFARINRSGNFEVGPGRVVPLCMAGNIPAPEKWIGKGHESHLLKTGPSAESSSDDDVLKYIFENGPSTFGQLMAGTGLGEIGLAGKVQKLVRSQLLEEVGFTPTDALHVEGQLEIGDRSVSEAAAALLGKEFNLDASGFAAMVLSETRTKIENAMLEHIVRKEIGGNMAGFIAGRAASSLVSFDASLNLPIVGIGAAAQKLLPEVAEKLHTEAVFPDHHEVGNALGAIKMALDKTKGDDGNE
- the bioB gene encoding biotin synthase BioB, which gives rise to MDRHEKEALWRAAHGGGAIDEHAAVSVLGASHGELLEILHAAHTVTTRRFGREVSLCSIANVRSGNCSEDCSFCAQSSHFTGTPAPAYPLMSVEEIRDCAAKADGSPLEFFSYVTSGRALKGKSLDHVCEAVDGMREKNFNHCASLGCLDFDSLKKLRESGVVRYHHNLETAESYFANVCTTHSYAERVRTVRDAKKAGLEVCCGGLLGLGESHKQRVELALTLAELEVDSIPLNFLIPIPGTPLEEMAPLQPLEILLTIAMFRLVNPHAEVRMAAGRAALRSLQSFIFHAGCNGLMVGDFLTVSGQGIDHDLTMLEDLGLTVRNKK
- a CDS encoding tetratricopeptide repeat protein; the protein is MGDISQVLGVFSKGITDHTGAGTTMQRSESRTYYYVIRSGVDKYHVQPLNEQNIPSGLVMTLTKKEFITQFTPEMKYYDKKTLPALKTLKEKIDRGEKEFIEGNLDEAEQSFAKALFLDPEHPKANLGMGSVQCSKKNFAKLSDIINRLLNNDTIYMESQRQEFNMFAISLRKQSLFDEAISFYRRAIEINPADENLHFNTARAYFDSGENDKALDHLEKALEISPTLEVASIFKKYIIKRKDK
- the bioD gene encoding dethiobiotin synthase, with the protein product MSAGFFITGTGTDVGKTVVTAGLARFFMKSGRSILPIKPVQSGAVVRDDGTLDSPDGDVYLAAGAVWDIDRQCPYIFEPPTSPHLAAKMAGVELDPAVIAAKVREREEDGFLLVEGAGGIMVPLSEDASMLNLMKELGYPVILVIENKLGCINEALLSIAALQQSGLEISGLVMTSPHMPAPEEFGMAEENVRFIEKISEVKVIASIPYIEDWDYKDPECWKLIDQALDS
- the bioA gene encoding adenosylmethionine--8-amino-7-oxononanoate transaminase, with translation MSIIKFDREHIWHPYTSATNPLPVFPVKRTEGVKIILEDGTELIDGMASWWCAIHGYNHPVLREALIAQAETMPHVMFGGLTHDPAVELARKLVEISPEPLQHVFLADSGSVSVEVAIKMAIQFWYAMGQPEKNRLMTIRNGYHGDTIGCMSVCDPVNGMHSMFISVLPEHIFAEAPQCGFEAGCTDDDFADFKAKIEANAHELAAVILEPIVQGAGGMRFYSPEYLKRVRAACDEHNVLLICDEIATGFGRAGTMFASEMAGISPDIMCVGKAITGGTMTLAATLATGKVAQGISAKGGVFMHGPTFMGNPLACAVANASIDLLLKSNWKERIAEITELLCSGLAPCSRSGVVEDVRCLGAIGVVELKKPVDMESIQREFVKRGVWVRPFGKLVYVMPPYVISNLELEALTSAICEVVSLQR
- a CDS encoding ABC transporter ATP-binding protein, giving the protein MQSLLDVKNLSVEFALRQGPLKAVRDVSFTLSKGERLGLVGESGAGKSVTGFSIINLISKPGYISNGSIMFEGQNLAKLPFEKMRGIRGNRISMIFQDPMMTLNPVLTVGTQMVETVMAHKSVSRKEAEEIALEKLRKVYIPSPRKRLAQYPHEFSGGMRQRIVIAISLLTEPALIIADEPTTALDVTIQAEIMDLLLELCETDNMGLILITHDLAVVSEVTQRIAVMYAGGVVETGSTRQVTETPGHPYTQGLIAALPQSGATKDRLIQIPGAMPSLLNMPSGCPFNPRCSHCTDICKQERPELIKNKSGIMVACHHADKV
- a CDS encoding ABC transporter permease translates to MKTRSRWQRFKESYFLHDFLHDKVALTSFAILVVLLFMGFAAPLVAPYNPYDANNINIMNSEIPPSWLPGGDTHFLLGTDAQGRDLYSTMLYGMRVSIIIGIGAVALQAFLGIMVGLIAGFMGKRVESFLMRVADVQLSFSTYMVAIFISAIFQAMFGVAKYEEIAIPLLILVIGFAEWPQYARTVRASVLAEKKKEYVEAAKVIGLSQKRIMWRHVLPNTLSPVFVISTIQVANAIMSEAALSFVGLGMPVTQPSLGSLINVGFEYIFSGSWWITMFPGIVLVVLILVINLLGDWLRDFLNPKLYKG
- the amrB gene encoding AmmeMemoRadiSam system protein B, which translates into the protein MNRQPVVAGRFYPDSPAQLREELKIFMGKPEADADRPVDRLVMVPHAGYVFSGEPCGKTLAQSKLASTVLLMGPNHTGLGSPLSVWDTGSWEFPGGSLDVDEKLAAELIASGAGFTSNEKAHSREHSLEVVVPFLHYLDPGTKIVPICVSESSPANLHQAGEVLAKIISEYPEPVSMVVSSDMSHFISADQAKKLDSMALEAIIRMDPSDFYSIVASNQISMCGVLPMTMAMFAAKILGANSGKLVDYTNSGKATGDYERVVAYAGVIIS
- a CDS encoding flagellar brake protein gives rise to the protein MISQKEKLRSACTPGLKITVELGGLSDKAPTIVVGGDFSKSLIVKEPMVHNQDRSLWAEYMYPGNEATIRYIYDGIVSGYKTEVIRMISSPDRLLFLKYPKRIESYNLRRHKRVSCFMEAEIELNGNKNVAVLEDLSTSGCCISFIKNKKLSGPEIGDEMQVFCPYFTENGSTSIPCKVQRCTEDSRKTVLGLTFEKPSPEILIRIQDYVATILYHS
- a CDS encoding oligopeptide/dipeptide ABC transporter ATP-binding protein; translation: MPTDSLVKIKNLVKHFDISGGLLDQLHMENGRITRKHTIVKAVNNVSFEIKKGETLSVVGESGCGKSTLARTVMGLYPPNSGEVHYNGERIDQLPHAQMLPYRTKMQMVFQDPYASLNPRMTVRQIIEEPIYFHNKGISRGDAKTKLHEVMRSVGMDPEWANNYPHEFSGGQRQRISIARALAVEPEFIVADEPIAALDVSIQAQILNLLMDAQKERNLTYLFISHDLSVVEHISTRVAVMYLGSLCELGTAEEIFARPQHPYTRALLSAIPKLGGEKKKHIHLSGDVPTPINLPPGCVFNGRCKFANDRCLQEIPLARTLENGTLCACHAVEEGRL